A window of the Hordeum vulgare subsp. vulgare chromosome 5H, MorexV3_pseudomolecules_assembly, whole genome shotgun sequence genome harbors these coding sequences:
- the LOC123395107 gene encoding uncharacterized protein LOC123395107 — translation MSMATTALLRLAPLPPHARLLAPKKPSLLTPLGSGRRAAGALRLARAAGDGLADQTTVYNGVYGPWSVDDADVREVLLYRAGLVTAAASFLVAASGAFLPEGNAVGDAVRQGADLFYAAGAGGLGLSLVLIHIYVTPIKRFLQALWAVGVLGSVGTYALAARPLDEGLVRYVLEHPGAMWFVGPTFAALTGLVFKEGLCYGKLEAGILTFVIPILLLGHLSGFMDDGVKLSLLGVWMALFSVFAARKFQQPIKDDIGDKSVFMFNALPEEEKKALLQRLEAPTGQKFE, via the exons ATGTCCATGGCCACCACCGCCCTCCTCCGGCTAGCGCCGCTGCCGCCGCACGCCCGCCTCCTCGCCCCCAAGAAACCATCTCTCCTCACGCCCCtcggcagcggccgccgcgccgcgGGCGCCCTGCGGCTCGCGAGGGCGGCCGGCGACGGGCTCGCGGATCAGACCACCGTCTACAACGGCGTGTACGGGCCCTGGTCCGTGGACGACGCGGACGTGCGCGAGGTGCTGCTGTACCGGGCTGGGCTAGTCACGGCCGCCGCGTCTTTCCTGGTGGCCGCCTCGGGGGCGTTCCTGCCGGAGGGGAACGCGGTCGGCGACGCCGTCCGGCAGGGCGCCGACCTCTTCTACGCCGCCGGGGCCGGCGGTCTCGGGCTGTCGCTCGTGCTGATCCACATCTACGTTACCCCCATCAAGCGGTTCCTCCAGGCGCTCTGGGCCGTCGGCGTGCTCGGGTCCGTCGGCACCTACGCCCTCGCCGCGCGGCCGCTCGACGAGGGGCTGGTCCGGTACGTGCTCGAGCACCCCGGCGCCATGTGGTTCGTCGGGCCCACCTTCGCCGCGCTCACTGGCCTCGTCTTCAAGGAAG GACTCTGCTATGGGAAACTGGAAGCCGGCATCTTGACGTTTGTTATCCCAATCCTTCTTCTTGGACACCTG TCTGGCTTCATGGACGATGGGGTAAAATTGAGCCTCTTAGGGGTGTGGATGGCGCTCTTCTCCGTGTTCGCCGCAAGGAAATTCCAGCAGCCCATTAAG GACGACATTGGCGACAAGTCTGTCTTCATGTTCAACGCCCTCCCCGAAGAGGAAAAGAAAGCTCTGCTGCAGAGGCTCGAAGCGCCGACTGGGCAGAAGTTCGAGTAG